A genome region from Streptomyces xanthophaeus includes the following:
- the leuD gene encoding 3-isopropylmalate dehydratase small subunit, whose amino-acid sequence MEAFTTHTGRAVPLRRSNVDTDQIIPAHWLKKITRDGFEDGLFEAWRKDPEFVTNRPERAGATVLVAGPDFGTGSSREHAVWALQNFGFKTVISSRFADIFRGNSLKNGLLTVVLPQETVEQLWKLTEADPAAEITVDLVDRQVRAEGVVAEFELDDNARWRLLEGLDDISLTLQNEADIATYESARPTFKPRTIQA is encoded by the coding sequence ATGGAAGCCTTCACCACCCACACCGGCCGGGCCGTCCCGCTGCGCCGCAGCAACGTCGACACCGACCAGATCATCCCGGCCCACTGGCTGAAGAAGATCACCCGCGACGGGTTCGAGGACGGGCTCTTCGAGGCCTGGCGCAAGGACCCGGAGTTCGTCACGAACCGCCCGGAGCGCGCCGGCGCGACCGTCCTGGTCGCCGGCCCCGACTTCGGTACGGGTTCCTCGCGCGAACACGCCGTCTGGGCCCTGCAGAACTTCGGCTTCAAGACGGTCATCTCCTCCCGCTTCGCCGACATCTTCCGCGGGAACTCGCTGAAGAACGGCCTGCTGACCGTCGTCCTCCCGCAGGAGACCGTCGAGCAGCTGTGGAAGCTGACGGAGGCCGACCCGGCCGCCGAGATCACGGTCGACCTGGTCGACCGCCAGGTGCGAGCGGAAGGCGTCGTCGCGGAGTTCGAACTCGACGACAACGCCCGCTGGCGTCTGCTGGAGGGCCTGGACGACATCTCGCTCACCCTTCAGAACGAAGCGGACATCGCCACGTACGAAAGCGCCCGACCCACCTTCAAGCCGCGCACGATTCAGGCCTGA